From the genome of Pectobacterium atrosepticum:
CCGCCGGATAGGCACCGGATAAAAGAAGAAAAGCGTAGAGATTACGTTGCAGACGAGGGATTTGCTGTTCGTATTGCTCTGCCGTCAATTTAGAAGAGAAGGCGCTTTTCAGCTCCGCCGTGCTGCGGCTAAGCATAATGTCGGCAAAGCGTTTGAACGATCCCTGTAGCTTAATGCGATCTTTATTATCCATGTAGTCGCGCCAGCCGGACTCGACCAGCCAGGAAGTCAGTACCAACTTACTTTGCAGGTAGTCGGTGCTGTAACAGATTTCCGACCCGCCGGAGCCTTGTAGCCGATTTTCCAGCGTGGCGAGTGCAGAGCGGAAAAGCGTGGTGACCCTACGCAGCACCACGCCCCCCACCAGCACCAGCATTTCGCGCATCAACGCGCTGGCCTGTGGCAGAGCTTCACGAGCAGAGGAATCCCCTCTTACCCACAGTTCTTCATGGTATTGCCAGTGACTTAAGGCCAATTCCAGCGCCGCGCGGATCGCCTGATCGATATTGGTTTTGGAGTCCACAACCAACCGATTGAGAGGAAGACACTCGCGAACCGGATTGCCTTTAGCCAGATGGTATCCTCGTGCCGCCTTACTGAGGCTGCCCTGGCGCATACCACCAAACTCCGCGATTTCCTTTGCCAAGGCCAGCAGATGAGTGGTCTGCCCCACCTTAAGCTCCATCTCCAGTTCGCACAAAGGTTCACTCAGATCGCCAGCGCGGATTTCGCCGCGATCTAACGCAACCTCAATCACGCTTTGATAGTAAGTAAACACCCACTTTTCACGCGTAAAATCTGTGCTAAACAGCGGGTTAAGCGACGGTTGCAGCGTTTTAACATCGCAATCTTCCGGCCAGATTTCCGCAGGAAACAGGCTAAGATCCAGTTCTGCTGTCTCCAGCGCAACATTATACTCAGGGTGCTGATGCAGCCCGCCAATCACCTTGCCGGCTGTTTTCACCGTCATTTCGTAGCGTTCATTCTCGCCGCGAATACGCAGCCCAATGCCATTACGACGCAGATAATTATCCGCCGTTTCATAATAGATATTGCTCAGACGCTGAGCACGCATGTGCTCATACTGGCTATAATCGCTCTCCCATTCAGCCAGTTGTGTCAGCAGCGATTCAACGCTGTCGGGATGAACAATAAATTTCAGCTCAATTTCTTCACTCATAGCATTCACAATACCAAGACCACGTTCATTATCATGTCAGTAAATAACATTTTACTTCACCTGACTACCCTTACCGTACACACTCTTTTTCAGCTGCGAACAAGCGCGCATTTCTTATGCAAACCTACTTATCAGCAATGCCACTTTCCCGTGCTTAAACAGGCAGCATGCCGTCTTCCAAGAACCTGCCCCAGTAGGCGTTATTCGCGCTGTCCGTGTCCAAAATGGCAAATAAAATAGCCCTAATGGGATAGGTTCTAAGACTGTTCTCATTTCGGTTTATAGATTGCCTCGTCAGACTTAAGCCTCTACTATCAGACCACCATTAACGCAACATGATGATCTTATGCAGAAATTAGGCTTACTCTGTTTTACTTTATTTTCACTCACGCTGAGCTGGACCACACAGGCGGAAGAAAAACGCTACATTTCCGACGAGTTATTGACGTATGTCCACAGTGGGCCAGGCAATCAATATCGTATCGTCGGTACTGTGAACGCTGGCACTGAGGTCACACTACTCAGCGTTAATGAAAGTGCGGGCTATGCACAGATTCGTGACGATAAAAACCGCACCACCTGGATTCCTCTCGACCAGCTTAGCAATACGCCAAGCCTGCGCACACGAGTGCCAGAGTTGGAAAAACAGGTAAAAGACCTGACTGACAAACTGAATAATATCGATCAAACCTGGAACCAGCGTACCGCTGATATGCAGCAGAAAGTCGCTGCCAGTGATAGTGTTATCAACGGGTTACGTCAGGAAAATCAGGATCTAAAAAATCAGCTTATCGTCGCACAGAAGAAAGTTAGTGCGGCGAATGTCCAGCTTGACGATAAGCAGCGCACCATCATTCTACAGTGGTTTATGTATGGCGGCGGTGTTGCTGGCATAGGCTTGCTGCTGGGTCTGCTGTTGCCGCACATCATCCCTCGCAAAAAGAAAAATGACCGCTGGATGAGCTAATCGAAATACGTGCCTGCTTCTTGCAGGCATTTTTCTTTGCGGCCAACGTAGCGGCGCAAAGATGGTAGAATGTTGTGAAGTATTGGTTATTTATTCAGGAGCCCGACGTTGAAGATTTACCTTGTCGGCGGCGCTGTTCGGGACAGCCTGCTGGGTTTGCCCGTCACTGAGAAAGATTGGGTGGTGGTCGGCGCTACGCCAGAGCATCTGCTTGCGCAGGGCTACCAGCAGGTCGGAAAAGATTTTCCCGTCTTCTTACACCCCATCAGCCGCGATGAATACGCCCTCGCGCGTACCGAACGTAAATCCGGTAAAGGCTATACCGGATTTGTCTGTCATGCTGAACCGGATGTTACGTTAGAGCAGGATTTGCTGCGCCGCGATTTGACCATTAATGCCATTGCTCGTACCGAGCGTGGCGATCTGATCGATCCTTATCATGGCCGTCGCGATCTCGACAATCGCGTACTGCGCCACGTCTCGGATGCCTTCAGCGAAGATCCGCTACGGGTTCTGCGTGTCGCCCGTTTTGCCGCGCGTTTTGCTCATCTCGGCTTCCAGATTGCAGAAGAAACCATGGCGCTAATGCAAAAAATGGCGCATGAAGGCGAACTGGCTTACCTGACGCCAGAGCGCGTCTGGAAAGAGACGGAAAAAGCACTCGGCACGTCGTCGCCGGATGTCTATTTTCAGGTGCTGCGTGACTGCGGCGCACTGGCCGTGCTGTTCCCTGAAATCGATAATCTGTATGGCGTACCTGCCCCTGCCAAATGGCACCCGGAAATCGATACGGGCATTCATACCATGATGACGGTAGCAATGGCCGCACGCCTCAGCCCTGACATTGACGTGCGTTTTGCTACGCTGTGCCACGATTTAGGAAAAGGGCTAACGCCACCTGAACTATGGCCGCGTCATCTTGGCCACGGCCCGGCGGGCGTCAAACTGGTTGAAGCACTCTGTCAGCGCCTGCGCGTACCTAATCCGATTCGTGATTTGGCGAAGCTGGTTGCGGAATATCATGACCTGGTTCATACCGTGCAGGTGCTGCAACCCAAAACCCTGCTGAAGTTATTTGATGCGATTGACGTCTGGCGCAAGCCGCAGCGTCTGGAACAGTTAGCGCTGACTAGCGAAGCCGATGCCAGAGGCCGAGCCGGTTTCGAAGAAAACCCTTATCCGCAAGGCAATTACCTGCGTGAAGCCTTCCGCGTCGCCAGTCAGGTAAGCAGTGCAAGCGTCGTCGCCGATGGCTTTAAGAGCATTGATGTGCGCAATGAACTGGCACGCCGCCGTATTCATGCATTAGCAGACTGGAAAGCACAACAGCCTGATGTATCAAGCACGTCCTAAAAAAAG
Proteins encoded in this window:
- a CDS encoding inorganic triphosphatase, translated to MSEEIELKFIVHPDSVESLLTQLAEWESDYSQYEHMRAQRLSNIYYETADNYLRRNGIGLRIRGENERYEMTVKTAGKVIGGLHQHPEYNVALETAELDLSLFPAEIWPEDCDVKTLQPSLNPLFSTDFTREKWVFTYYQSVIEVALDRGEIRAGDLSEPLCELEMELKVGQTTHLLALAKEIAEFGGMRQGSLSKAARGYHLAKGNPVRECLPLNRLVVDSKTNIDQAIRAALELALSHWQYHEELWVRGDSSAREALPQASALMREMLVLVGGVVLRRVTTLFRSALATLENRLQGSGGSEICYSTDYLQSKLVLTSWLVESGWRDYMDNKDRIKLQGSFKRFADIMLSRSTAELKSAFSSKLTAEQYEQQIPRLQRNLYAFLLLSGAYPADQVEAYVEHWQTLLQEIEHLAVDQAPSAYLEAYRKEVLTLPPFWLHSGGPSQ
- a CDS encoding SH3 domain-containing protein, with product MQKLGLLCFTLFSLTLSWTTQAEEKRYISDELLTYVHSGPGNQYRIVGTVNAGTEVTLLSVNESAGYAQIRDDKNRTTWIPLDQLSNTPSLRTRVPELEKQVKDLTDKLNNIDQTWNQRTADMQQKVAASDSVINGLRQENQDLKNQLIVAQKKVSAANVQLDDKQRTIILQWFMYGGGVAGIGLLLGLLLPHIIPRKKKNDRWMS
- a CDS encoding multifunctional CCA addition/repair protein — its product is MKIYLVGGAVRDSLLGLPVTEKDWVVVGATPEHLLAQGYQQVGKDFPVFLHPISRDEYALARTERKSGKGYTGFVCHAEPDVTLEQDLLRRDLTINAIARTERGDLIDPYHGRRDLDNRVLRHVSDAFSEDPLRVLRVARFAARFAHLGFQIAEETMALMQKMAHEGELAYLTPERVWKETEKALGTSSPDVYFQVLRDCGALAVLFPEIDNLYGVPAPAKWHPEIDTGIHTMMTVAMAARLSPDIDVRFATLCHDLGKGLTPPELWPRHLGHGPAGVKLVEALCQRLRVPNPIRDLAKLVAEYHDLVHTVQVLQPKTLLKLFDAIDVWRKPQRLEQLALTSEADARGRAGFEENPYPQGNYLREAFRVASQVSSASVVADGFKSIDVRNELARRRIHALADWKAQQPDVSSTS